From a single Metopolophium dirhodum isolate CAU chromosome 6, ASM1992520v1, whole genome shotgun sequence genomic region:
- the LOC132947187 gene encoding enhancer of split mbeta protein-like encodes MFSPTPSPISRTVTYRKITKPLLERKRRARINRCLDELKDLMFSALEAEGENVDKLEKADILEFTVKHLQKITRRDPVEEAYKFQEGFSHCASEACSFLLSLPGLDSVVGRRLVEYLAKSVSRALESQLPAAAAAATAAAAAAMAATDKRAAATASEDRTPPQPPDHTPPTPPPSAATATVLALPCPAGGTTAGDTATIGTTVHFAAIAAASPTLKPVALNASNRGPPHTVVRPKPTRPAFGRSPPTLQQDAAAAAAAAALRDPMWRPW; translated from the exons ATGTTTTCGCCTACTCCGTCGCCGATTTCTCGGACCGTAACGTACAGAAAG ATAACAAAACCGTTATTGGAACGAAAGCGCCGCGCTCGCATCAATCGGTGTTTGGATGAGTTAAAGGATCTGATGTTTTCTGCCTTAGAG gctGAAGGTGAAAATGTCGATAAACTCGAAAAGGCAGACATTTTGGAATTTACCGTTAAACATCTTCAAAAGATTACTAGAAGAGATCCCGTGGAAGAAGCTTATAAATTTCAA GAAGGATTTAGCCACTGTGCCAGCGAAGCGTGCAGTTTCCTATTGTCGCTGCCGGGCTTGGACTCTGTGGTCGGCCGCCGGCTGGTCGAGTACTTGGCCAAGTCAGTGTCTCGCGCGCTCGAATCTCAACTgccagccgccgccgccgcagccacCGCAGCCGCCGCCGCAGCGATGGCCGCTACTGACAAGCGGGCTGCCGCCACCGCCAGTGAAGACCGGACGCCTCCGCAGCCGCCCGACCACACGCCGCCAACGCCGCCTCCGTCGGCCGCGACCGCGACGGTCCTCGCGCTACCATGCCCAGCCGGTGGCACCACCGCTGGCGACACCGCAACCATCGGCACCACCGTCCACTTTGCGGCCATCGCCGCCGCCTCGCCGACGCTAAAACCCGTCGCCCTGAACGCGTCCAATCGTGGCCCACCGCACACGGTCGTCAGGCCCAAACCCACCAGGCCTGCGTTTGGCCGGTCCCCACCTACTCTACAGCAAGACGCCGCAGCCGCAGCTGCCGCTGCCGCCCTTCGCGATCCCATGTGGCGGCCGTGGTGA